TTGTCGAGACGTAGTTGAATTCTTTAGACCGTCCTTCAAACGCAAGTCTCAAGACCTCGTTGGTTCCCATCACGTTCGCGTCACGCATGCGGTCGTAGTTGAACAAGTAGTTCACGGTCGCCCCGTTGTGGAACACCGTGTCGATTTCACTGGCGAGGAAATCCCAGACATCCTGCGTCAGGCCGAGCATTGGCAGCCCGAGATCGCCGCAGATTGGAATGACGCGAGCCTCAAACGTCTGCATCAGCCTGGCGGGGCAGGGCCCCATCGTTTCCATCGCGGCACGCAGACGTTGCCTGCCCTGAACCTCGTCGGAGGACCTGACCAGAACATAGATCTTCGCGCGCGTCTGTTCCAGCAGGCTCTTCATGAGGAATGGTCCAATGAAACCGGTCCCCCCGGTCAGGAGCACATGATTCGGAACCGGTATCTCGGGCAAAGGTTCAGGCACCGGAGGGGTGAAGATGAGATTCCTATCGTTGCTCATCATCTCTTTTTCCGCCGCACGCTGGCCATCACGGAAGGCTGCCAGGGAATGACGCAGATGAACGAGTGCCTCTTCGGGCGCACTCTCCAACTGTGCCGCCAGTCGAAACAGATCAGCGACGCTGACCTGCTGAATGACTCCGATATCGACCTGCCGGGCCAGCATGTCTGCGCCCTTTTCCTTCAGAAGCTCCTTGAGCTCATGCATGAACACCACAAGATCCAGGGAGTCGAGCCCCGCTTCTACCAGGTTGTACGACTCCATGCCTGTCAGGTTGTAGCGGGCCTTCAGTTCGTCAAACGAAGACTGCACGCCGGAGCCGGACTCGCACGACCCGGCGTCCTTCTCCCGCGAAAACTCGGAGAGAACGCTGAACTCACCTTGCAGCCACATGTGTTTGGTCTTGTGGCGCATGATCTTGCCTGAACTCGTTCTCGGGATCGCGCGAGGCGCGATGAAGGAGATCAACGCGACTTCCACGTTGAGATAGTTGCGGACCGCAGCGGCGATCTTTCGCGCATCTGGAAGAGACTTAGGATTCTTCACTTCGGCCACGATTGCCAGCGCTGGCTCGCTGTCTTCGTGAATCTGGAAGGCGGCGATGCAGTTGTTCCGGATCAGGCCCGACGCTCTCTCGACGACGTTCTCGATATCCTGCGGGTAATGGTTCTGTCCGCGAAGGATGATCATGTCCTTGATGCGGCCGCAGACGAAGAGTTCGCCGTCATGGAAGAATCCCATGTCGCCGGTCCTGAGGTAGCCGTCGTCATAGGGGCTATCATCCACGAGCCGCGCGCGAAACTGCTTCAGCGTCAGCTCTGGATTGTTCCAGTAACCGAGGCACTTGCCGCGTCCTGCGATCCAAATCTCACCGATGTGACCGGGCTTGAGAGCGACGTGTTGTTCCGGATCGACGATCTTAACGTCCATCCCTGCGAGCGGAGTACCGCAGCTAACGATCTGCGTTGCTCCGTCGATCTCTGAAACCTCTGTCGTCATGCGCGCCTTACCCAGTGCGAGGGCACGCTTGTTGACGGAAACGATGGTGCGGCCGCCGAGCGAAACCGCAAGAGTGTTCTCAGCCAGCCCGAAGGCGGCATAAAAGCTCTCTGACTTCAGCCCGTAGGTCTCAAACGTCTCTAGAAAGCGTGTGAAGGTATCCGCTTTTACGGGTTCAGCAGCGCACATCAACACTCGGAGGGAGCTGAGATCGCACTCTTTCAGGCTCTCCTTGGAGAGTCTCCCGGCGCGAAGGCAATAGTCATAAGCGAAGTTGGGAGCCGCCGTCGCCGTCGCCCGATACGCTGTGATCGTGTCGAACCACAGGATCGGCCGCTGAATGAAGTCCATGGAAGAGAAGCCGTAGGTTGTGCCGCCTCTCAGCGCAGGATAGAGATAGCACCCGATCAGACCCATATCGTGATACTGCGGGAGCCAGGATACGACGACCGGGTCATCATGGTCGATCACGAGCGGACAGGTGTCGAGGATGTTTTCGTGCGTCACCATCACACCCTTGGGCTCCATCGTCGAACCCGATGTGTACTGGAGAAACAGAATCTCTGAAGTGTCGAAGAAAGGTTCTTTGGGAATCCTGTCCACGAACTCTTCCGTGACAATCCACGGGAGACCGGAGATGTAGTCGACGTCGACGCCGGATGCCGAGACCCCACTACGGGTGAGATTTGTCTTCAGAGACGCGTGGTAGTCTGCGCTGGTTAAGATCCCTGACGCCTGGCAATCCTTGGCGATGTGGACCATCTTGTACAGTGCACTCTGGAAGCCACGAGAGCTTGGAGGATAGACCGGCACGGGGATCAGTCCGGCGCGCACGCAACCAAAGAACGCGCAGATCATCTCGAGCCCCGGCGGGTAGGCGAGCAGGAGCCGGTCCTGCGCCGCGAAACGACCTTCCCTTAGCAAGTGGCCGGCGATTGCCTTTGTCCGCTCGATAAACGACCCGTACGAGTAGCACTCGATTGGGCTGCCGTTCAGGTCAAGGTACGAATAAAGGAGTTTGTGTGGGTGTTCCTCTGCCAGCCTATCCAGTTGATCTAAGATCGACGCCATAAGAGATCAGCAATACCCCCGAGGTTAAATAGCAAAACTCAGTACGCAAAACACTAAACTTATCGCTGCTCCCCAGTGTCCTGGTCAGGTGAAAGATGACTGAGTCTCGGAGTGCGGAATTACAGTACGGCCGAATGTAAGAACAAAGGCATTAAACATTCTCTGCCTTGGCATCGTTCGATCCAGTTGCCTTATGTTAGCAGAGCTACAAAGCAATGCGGCAAGTCTCTGATTCCAGGAAGGGGAGGCGCCCCAAACCGGCTACCCCTAACCCAAATTCGCTTGATTGTCCCCGGATCTTCACGCTAGTATGAAGGTTCGACGTTGTCGGTGGTGGGCCACAGATACCCTGCTGGTCCAGAGCCGCCGAAGCTACCGACCGGGATGCGCCGGGCAGACTAAACAGGATTGTGGAGGCTCCGGGTGACGTCTGGGAACGAAGAAGCGGTGATCACCCTGAAGCCGGAGATAGAGGATCTGGTTGCACCTGAGGCCTGGCCACGGCAGTCGGTGGGTGACCCAACCGGTTCGTCTTCCTTCCCGAAGGTCTTACGCCGCCGCCTCGACAGATTCTTTGCCGATCAGAAGCTCTCCCCCAAAGCCGACCGAACGATGTGGGTCAAGATCGCCGCGGGTCTCGCGGTGCTGGCAGGCAGTTGGATCGCGTTGTACGCGTGGAAGCCGGGTTCATGGAAGTTCGTTGCGCTCTACGTTTTGAGCGGTCTCGCCCAGACATTCCTCTTGCTGAACATCGCCCATGACAGCAACCACAACGCCATCTCGTCTGTGCCATCGGTAAACAAGATCCTGAACTATGTCTTCGATGTTTGCGGAATCAACTCGTACATGTGGCGCATCCTCCATCACCGAGGCCACCACTCCTGCATCAACGTCCACGGCGAAGACGACGCGCTTACGGGGCGGAGCATCTTTCGATTTACGCCGCATGAACCGCGCTCGGCCCTGCATCGGTTCCAGCACATCTATGCGCTGTTCTTTTACGCGATGTTCTCTCTGGACTATGTTTTCGTCAGGGACTTTGAGAGCTTCTTCTTCCCGTCCCACGACTATCTGAAACGCGACAGGCATCCGCTGCGGGAGTACTTCATCCTCTTCGCGGGGAAGGCGTTCTACCTGACGTACATGCTGATTTTGCCGGTTGTGGTGCTGGGGAGATCGCCTCTGCTGGTTGCTGGGGCATTCGTGCTGGTTCACTTGATCATCGGTTTGACCGTATCGCTGGTATTCCAAACGACGCATACTGTCGACACAACGTACTTCCCCTCGAACCGCAGCGAGTTCGACAACGGCGTCTATCACATCTTCGCGACGACGGCTGATTATGCAACGAGCAATCCGGTCGTAGGTTGGCTTACGGGCGGCCTCAACCATCACATCGCGCATCATCTGTGCCCTTTCGTATGCCATACCCACTACGCTCCACTGACCCGGATTGTGAAGGAGACCGCCGAAGAGTTCGGCGTCCCCTATCGCCAACATCCGACAATGACCCGGGCAATCTGGCATCATCTGATACTTTTGAAGCAACTGGGAAACGAAAACTAATTTTGAGCGTTTAGTCTTTTAGCTATGGCTACCCAATCGCTTCAGGCAAACTACATGAAACTCCCCACCGTTCTACGCAGGTGTTCGGACAGCCGTCCGGGCGGCGAGGTGTAACGTTGCCCGCACAGATACCCTCCGTCTCACGATCACGTTCTTTTGCGGATTCGCGCGCCATGGCCGCAAATCCTGTGCAGGTCTTGTCCAAGTACACCGAACTCTTCGGCGACACATTCCGGTTCTATCTGGGTGGCATTAAAGAGGCCATCGTTACTACCAATCCCGCGGTCATTCAGCACGTGCTGAAGACTAACGCGGACAATTACCAGAAGTCCGAAATTCAAGTGAAGCGGATGGGCCACTTCCTGGGCAAAGGTCTTCTTACTACCCACGGGGAGCCCTGGAAAACACAGCGACGTCTGATCCAGAAGGGTTTTGACCGAAAACAACTTGAGGCTCTGTCGGCGATCATGCAGGATTCGCTCGCCGAGTCGCTACGGGATTTCGATAGACAAGTGCGCGTCGGGCCCGTCGATATCTATCCCCAACTGATGAAGATGACCTTCGCGATGGTCGCTCGTTCGCTCTTTGGCGCCAAACTGAAGGACGAAGACATCGACGTCGTCAGCAATACGATCTGCACTGTCCAGGAATTCATCGTTCGGCAAACCCTTCAGCCCTACCTGAATCCGTGGTTCGAGGTCTCGGGCGAACTGCGGAGACACGAAGAGATGCGGGCTCGCGCGGACAGCGTTCTTATGGAGTACATCAAGACGCGCCGCCATCAGGCGCCCGGCAACGATCTGCTGCAAACCTTGATGGACGCCCGTTATAGTGACGGCGAGGGCATGAGCGATGAACTGGTCCTGAGCGAGAGCATGCAACTCCTGGTGGCCGGGCATGAAACATCGTCGAACGCTCTGTCATGGCTTCTCTATCTCCTAAGCTCGCGTCCGGATTGCCTCGAAAGAATACGGGAGGAGTTCCATTCCGTGCTCGGCGACGCGCCACTGAGCTTCGGCGATGTTTCCAGGTTGCCGTTTACCACTCAGGTCATCCTGGAGGCGCTGCGCCTCTACCCACCGTTTTGGATGGTCGATCGCATGGCTGTCGCGGACGACCGCGTTGGCGATGTCGACATACCGCGAGGATCGACAGTCATTGTGTTCGTGTATGGCGCGCACCATGCGCCGCGCTACTGGGAGAGCCCGGAGAGTTTTGACCCGGAACGTTTTGCCAAAGCGAACGAGAAGTTGCAAACGCCCTTCACCCATCTGCCCTTCGGCGGCGGACCGCGGGGCTGTATCGGCGGTCACTACGCGATGCTGCAAATCCTGATGATTCTGAGCGATCTGCTTAGAAAATACGATTTTCAGCTGATTCCGGGTCAGATGATCGAAGCGCGCCCGATGGTGATCCTGCGACCAAAGCACGGAATCCGCATGACCTTCACCCAGGCAATCGCACGCGACCGTCATGCGATCATTCAGGAATAGAGGTAATCGACCGAAGCGGAAGGAAAAGGATATGCGTAGGAACAGTCGGATGTTTACGACATGGTCGCTAGCAACAATCGTTGTTGCTTTCGGTATTATGCTGTCTATTCCCAGAGTGGCGTTGGCGCACGCAGTGTTGGTCAGCTCTCAGCCAGCGGTGAACAGTACCGTCTCAGGAACGGAGGTCGCTGTCCTCCTGAAATACAATTCACGAGTCGACATGGAGCACTCGACTTTGACGCTGCTCGAGCCTGACGGAAAAGTAGAGAAGGTCGCCATCGAGAGCGAGCCCGAACCCGGGGTGCTGTCTGCCAAGTTGACCGGACTGGTTAAAGGGGCCTATGTGTTGCGCTGGCAGGTACTGGCAACGGATGGACACATCACGCGTGGTAAAGTTCCGTTCCAAGTAGAATAGAGGCTTCCCTCTTGATCTGGTTCCTGCGCGATATTGATCTGCTGAGTGTTTTAGCACGCGCGGCGACGCTGGCGTTCGAGGCGCTGCTGCTCGGAGGCGTTGCCTTTCTCCTGGCTGTGGTGCGCCCGGCGAGGGCGAGCGGGACCGTCGAGGATCTTTGCCGCCGCGGTATCAGAATGGCGGCACTCGCGT
This Tunturibacter gelidoferens DNA region includes the following protein-coding sequences:
- a CDS encoding copper resistance CopC family protein, with translation MFTTWSLATIVVAFGIMLSIPRVALAHAVLVSSQPAVNSTVSGTEVAVLLKYNSRVDMEHSTLTLLEPDGKVEKVAIESEPEPGVLSAKLTGLVKGAYVLRWQVLATDGHITRGKVPFQVE
- a CDS encoding fatty acid desaturase family protein translates to MTSGNEEAVITLKPEIEDLVAPEAWPRQSVGDPTGSSSFPKVLRRRLDRFFADQKLSPKADRTMWVKIAAGLAVLAGSWIALYAWKPGSWKFVALYVLSGLAQTFLLLNIAHDSNHNAISSVPSVNKILNYVFDVCGINSYMWRILHHRGHHSCINVHGEDDALTGRSIFRFTPHEPRSALHRFQHIYALFFYAMFSLDYVFVRDFESFFFPSHDYLKRDRHPLREYFILFAGKAFYLTYMLILPVVVLGRSPLLVAGAFVLVHLIIGLTVSLVFQTTHTVDTTYFPSNRSEFDNGVYHIFATTADYATSNPVVGWLTGGLNHHIAHHLCPFVCHTHYAPLTRIVKETAEEFGVPYRQHPTMTRAIWHHLILLKQLGNEN
- a CDS encoding thioester reductase domain-containing protein, producing MASILDQLDRLAEEHPHKLLYSYLDLNGSPIECYSYGSFIERTKAIAGHLLREGRFAAQDRLLLAYPPGLEMICAFFGCVRAGLIPVPVYPPSSRGFQSALYKMVHIAKDCQASGILTSADYHASLKTNLTRSGVSASGVDVDYISGLPWIVTEEFVDRIPKEPFFDTSEILFLQYTSGSTMEPKGVMVTHENILDTCPLVIDHDDPVVVSWLPQYHDMGLIGCYLYPALRGGTTYGFSSMDFIQRPILWFDTITAYRATATAAPNFAYDYCLRAGRLSKESLKECDLSSLRVLMCAAEPVKADTFTRFLETFETYGLKSESFYAAFGLAENTLAVSLGGRTIVSVNKRALALGKARMTTEVSEIDGATQIVSCGTPLAGMDVKIVDPEQHVALKPGHIGEIWIAGRGKCLGYWNNPELTLKQFRARLVDDSPYDDGYLRTGDMGFFHDGELFVCGRIKDMIILRGQNHYPQDIENVVERASGLIRNNCIAAFQIHEDSEPALAIVAEVKNPKSLPDARKIAAAVRNYLNVEVALISFIAPRAIPRTSSGKIMRHKTKHMWLQGEFSVLSEFSREKDAGSCESGSGVQSSFDELKARYNLTGMESYNLVEAGLDSLDLVVFMHELKELLKEKGADMLARQVDIGVIQQVSVADLFRLAAQLESAPEEALVHLRHSLAAFRDGQRAAEKEMMSNDRNLIFTPPVPEPLPEIPVPNHVLLTGGTGFIGPFLMKSLLEQTRAKIYVLVRSSDEVQGRQRLRAAMETMGPCPARLMQTFEARVIPICGDLGLPMLGLTQDVWDFLASEIDTVFHNGATVNYLFNYDRMRDANVMGTNEVLRLAFEGRSKEFNYVSTTFVFGWAVKSVLYETDFNKNMELLDFGYSQSKWVAEQVVADARSRGLSTRIFRPALVSPSVSGGGNNFDIAVRLVAFMVNHGIGVDALNQVSFVPADIVANNIVAISTTPGTANKTYHVVRDDYANMLDITGLITKSTGRQFEIFSISEFVPELIRRCRKEDLLFPLLDFLVGSVDNISAMEFKRYESSSYQEARDASTWGIADPSLEDTVAGILKFMHRKGIISVAARELSTASSLAEPLAFTDA
- a CDS encoding cytochrome P450 → MAANPVQVLSKYTELFGDTFRFYLGGIKEAIVTTNPAVIQHVLKTNADNYQKSEIQVKRMGHFLGKGLLTTHGEPWKTQRRLIQKGFDRKQLEALSAIMQDSLAESLRDFDRQVRVGPVDIYPQLMKMTFAMVARSLFGAKLKDEDIDVVSNTICTVQEFIVRQTLQPYLNPWFEVSGELRRHEEMRARADSVLMEYIKTRRHQAPGNDLLQTLMDARYSDGEGMSDELVLSESMQLLVAGHETSSNALSWLLYLLSSRPDCLERIREEFHSVLGDAPLSFGDVSRLPFTTQVILEALRLYPPFWMVDRMAVADDRVGDVDIPRGSTVIVFVYGAHHAPRYWESPESFDPERFAKANEKLQTPFTHLPFGGGPRGCIGGHYAMLQILMILSDLLRKYDFQLIPGQMIEARPMVILRPKHGIRMTFTQAIARDRHAIIQE